A genomic region of Serinus canaria isolate serCan28SL12 chromosome 1A, serCan2020, whole genome shotgun sequence contains the following coding sequences:
- the PPARA gene encoding peroxisome proliferator-activated receptor alpha isoform X1: MVDTENQLYPLTPLEEEEIDSPLSGEFLQDMENIQDLSQSLGDDSSGTLSLTEFQSLGNGPGSDGSVITDTLSPASSPSSINFATAPGSIDESPSGALNIECRICGDKASGYHYGVHACEGCKGFFRRTIRLKLIYDKCDRNCKIQKKNRNKCQYCRFQKCLSVGMSHNAIRFGRMPRSEKAKLKAEILTGENYVEDSEMADLKSLAKRIHDAYLKNFNMNKVKARIILAGKTNNNPPFVIHDMDTLCMAEKTLVAKLVANGIQNKEAEVRIFHCCQCTSVETVTELTEFAKSIPGFSNLDLNDQVTLLKYGVYEAIFAMLASVMNKDGMLVAYGNGFITREFLKSLRKPFCDIMEPKFDFAMKFNALDLDDSDISLFVAAIICCGDRPGLVNVGHIEKMQESIVHVLKLHLQNNHPDDTFLFPKLLQKMADLRQLVTEHAQLVQIIKKTESDAHLHPLLQEIYRDMY, translated from the exons ATGGTGGACACTGAAAACCAGCTCTATCCCCTTACTcccttggaggaggaggaaatagACAGCCCTTTATCTGGAGAATTCCTACAAGATATGGAGAACATTCAAGACCTGTCCCAGTCTCTAGGTGATGATAGTTCTGGAACTTTAAGTTTAACAGAATTCCAATCACTGGGAAATGGTCCAGGATCTGATGGATCAGTTATAACAG ataccCTTTCACCAGCATCCAGTCCTTCATCCATTAATtttgccacagctccaggcagcatAGATGAATCACCCAGTGGAGCACTAAACATTGAATGTAGAATTTGTGGGGATAAAGCCTCAGGCTACCATTATGGAGTACATGCTTGTGAAGGTTGTAAG GGCTTTTTTAGAAGAACAATTCGTTTAAAACTCATCTATGATAAATGTGATCGCAActgcaaaattcagaaaaaaaatcgTAATAAGTGCCAATACTGTCGTTTTCAAAAGTGCCTTTCAGTTGGAATGTCACATAATG CAATACGTTTTGGACGAATGCCAAGGTCTGAGAAGGCCAAGCTCAAAGCAGAAATTCTAACAGGTGAAAATTATGTAGAAGATTCAGAAATGGCAGATCTCAAATCACTTGCCAAAAGAATTCATGATGCCTACCTGAAAAACTTCAATATGAACAAGGTTAAAGCCAGAATCATCCTTGCAGGGAAAACTAATAACAATCCA ccATTTGTTATACATGATATGGATACCTTATGTATGGCAGAGAAGACCCTGGTGGCAAAACTGGTGGCCAATGGGATTCAGAACAAGGAAGCAGAAGTTCGAATCTTCCACTGCTGCCAGTGCACATCTGTGGAGACTGTCACAGAACTCACGGAATTTGCCAAATCCATCCCCGGCTTCTCCAACCTGGACTTGAACGATCAGGTGACTCTGTTGAAGTATGGGGTGTATGAAGCCATATTTGCCATGTTGGCCTCTGTGATGAACAAGGACGGGATGCTGGTGGCTTATGGGAATGGATTTATAACCCGGGAGTTCCTGAAAAGCCTGAGGAAGCCATTCTGTGATATAATGGAGCCAAAATTTGATTTTGCAATGAAATTCAATGCACTGGATTTGGATGATAGCGATATATCCCTTTTTGTTGCTGCCATTATTTGCTGTGGAG ATCGTCCTGGTCTTGTAAATGTAGGACACATTGAAAAAATGCAGGAGAGCATTGTGCATGTACTGAAACTTCACTTGCAAAACAACCATCCTGATGACACCTTCCTCTTCCCAAAACTTCTCCAAAAAATGGCTGACCTCCGACAGCTGGTCACAGAGCATGCTCAGCTTGTTCAGATAATCAAGAAGACTGAATCTGATGCACATTTACACCCTTTACTACAGGAAATCTACAGGGATATGTATTAA
- the PPARA gene encoding peroxisome proliferator-activated receptor alpha isoform X2 — translation MINVIATAKFRKKIVISANTVVFKSAFQLECHIMPFVIHDMDTLCMAEKTLVAKLVANGIQNKEAEVRIFHCCQCTSVETVTELTEFAKSIPGFSNLDLNDQVTLLKYGVYEAIFAMLASVMNKDGMLVAYGNGFITREFLKSLRKPFCDIMEPKFDFAMKFNALDLDDSDISLFVAAIICCGDRPGLVNVGHIEKMQESIVHVLKLHLQNNHPDDTFLFPKLLQKMADLRQLVTEHAQLVQIIKKTESDAHLHPLLQEIYRDMY, via the exons ATGATAAATGTGATCGCAActgcaaaattcagaaaaaaaatcgTAATAAGTGCCAATACTGTCGTTTTCAAAAGTGCCTTTCAGTTGGAATGTCACATAATG ccATTTGTTATACATGATATGGATACCTTATGTATGGCAGAGAAGACCCTGGTGGCAAAACTGGTGGCCAATGGGATTCAGAACAAGGAAGCAGAAGTTCGAATCTTCCACTGCTGCCAGTGCACATCTGTGGAGACTGTCACAGAACTCACGGAATTTGCCAAATCCATCCCCGGCTTCTCCAACCTGGACTTGAACGATCAGGTGACTCTGTTGAAGTATGGGGTGTATGAAGCCATATTTGCCATGTTGGCCTCTGTGATGAACAAGGACGGGATGCTGGTGGCTTATGGGAATGGATTTATAACCCGGGAGTTCCTGAAAAGCCTGAGGAAGCCATTCTGTGATATAATGGAGCCAAAATTTGATTTTGCAATGAAATTCAATGCACTGGATTTGGATGATAGCGATATATCCCTTTTTGTTGCTGCCATTATTTGCTGTGGAG ATCGTCCTGGTCTTGTAAATGTAGGACACATTGAAAAAATGCAGGAGAGCATTGTGCATGTACTGAAACTTCACTTGCAAAACAACCATCCTGATGACACCTTCCTCTTCCCAAAACTTCTCCAAAAAATGGCTGACCTCCGACAGCTGGTCACAGAGCATGCTCAGCTTGTTCAGATAATCAAGAAGACTGAATCTGATGCACATTTACACCCTTTACTACAGGAAATCTACAGGGATATGTATTAA